A part of Rhinoderma darwinii isolate aRhiDar2 chromosome 1, aRhiDar2.hap1, whole genome shotgun sequence genomic DNA contains:
- the LOC142747224 gene encoding paraneoplastic antigen Ma1 homolog: METFNEGEVYTWCEKMSAAAEHSFVVCGELFKASNDDILQIVNRLHGIVHPKVIDRREEGGQLSAALIATERVLEREYFPSVIAVPPEHGRQWKVVWPMRPAVTLHQDPVIQNRRPSRCLPTTPPQAKSEETSATADVLMAAMEKLVSQFAKMQPEESYRRLRTFSGVTPNPAGEEGYDTWRDVTLLYLEEWQCTDIAKKQRIVESLRGPAMEVVQAAWRSKPQATSQDYMVALEDAFGSPEDATDLLYKLRTTYQDPGEKMSDYLYRLDKLVHRIVSKGGLSPGEVDRCRLDQVLRGAWSSDPGPYIEVLR, from the coding sequence ATGGAAACGTTCAACGAGGGAGAGGTGTACACGTGGTGTGAGAAGATGAGCGCTGCTGCGGAACATAGTTTTGTAGTGTGCGGCGAACTCTTTAAGGCGTCTAATGATGACATACTGCAGATAGTAAACAGGCTTCATGGGATTGTCCACCCCAAAGTGATTGACCGCCGGGAAGAAGGGGGGCAATTGTCAGCAGCTTTAATAGCCACGGAAAGGGTTTTAGAGAGAGAATACTTTCCATCTGTTATAGCTGTGCCACCAGAACATGGTCGGCAATGGAAGGTCGTATGGCCTATGAGGCCTGCAGTAACCTTGCATCAGGATCCAGTCATTCAGAATAGGAGGCCCAGTAGATGTTTACCTACTACTCCACCTCAGGCCAAGTCAGAGGAGACTTCTGCTACTGCTGACGTGCTGATGGCAGCCATGGAGAAGTTAGTCAGCCAATTTGCAAAAATGCAGCCTGAGGAGAGCTACCGCCGTCTGAGGACCTTCTCAGGTGTCACCCCTAACCCAGCTGGAGAAGAAGGGTATGACACATGGAGAGATGTTACCCTGCTGTACCTAGAAGAGTGGCAGTGTACTGATATTGCAAAGAAGCAGAGAATAGTGGAGAGTTTGAGGGGTCCGGCTATGGAAGTGGTACAGGCTGCATGGCGAAGCAAGCCCCAAGCAACTTCCCAAGACTATATGGTTGCTCTTGAGGATGCTTTTGGGTCCCCAGAGGATGCCACAGACCTACTTTATAAACTCCGTACTACATACCAAGATCCTGGTGAGAAAATGTCTGACTATCTTTACAGACTAGACAAACTGGTTCACAGAATAGTATCCAAAGGCGGGCTTAGCCCTGGAGAAGTTGACCGGTGCCGCCTTGATCAAGTACTGCGTGGAGCGTGGAGCTCTGACCCAGGACCCTATATTGAGGTGCTGCGATAA